From a single Kitasatospora azatica KCTC 9699 genomic region:
- the dnaJ gene encoding molecular chaperone DnaJ produces MATDYYAVLGVRRDAGQDEIKKAFRRLARELHPDVNPDPKTQERFKEINAAYEVLSDPAKRQVYDLGGDPLSPNGGGGAGGFGAGAAGFGFSDIMDAFFGAASGQRGPRSRTRRGQDAMIRLEITLEEAAFGTTKELQVDTAVTCTTCNGEGAAPGTTAQTCDMCRGKGEVSQVTRSFLGQVMTSRPCPQCQGFGTVVPTPCPECAGDGRVRARRTLTVKIPAGVDNGTRIQLAGEGEVGPGGGPAGDLYVEIAETAHPTFQRRGDDLHCTVTIPMTAASLGTQVPLQTLDGLEEVDIRPGTQSGQSIPLHGRGVTHLRGGGRGDLIVHVEVQTPTKLDPEQEDLLRRLAVLRGEERPSGQFAPGQQGLFSRLKDAFNGR; encoded by the coding sequence GTGGCCACGGACTACTACGCGGTACTCGGCGTCCGACGGGACGCGGGGCAGGACGAGATCAAGAAGGCGTTCCGACGCCTCGCCCGTGAACTGCACCCGGACGTCAACCCGGACCCGAAGACGCAGGAGCGGTTCAAGGAGATCAACGCCGCCTACGAGGTGCTCTCCGACCCGGCCAAGCGCCAGGTCTACGACCTCGGTGGCGACCCGCTCTCGCCGAACGGCGGTGGCGGCGCGGGCGGCTTCGGCGCGGGCGCGGCCGGCTTCGGCTTCTCCGACATCATGGACGCCTTCTTCGGCGCCGCCTCCGGCCAGCGTGGTCCGCGTTCGCGCACCCGCCGCGGCCAGGACGCGATGATCCGCCTGGAGATCACCCTGGAGGAGGCCGCCTTCGGCACCACCAAGGAACTCCAGGTCGACACCGCCGTCACCTGCACCACCTGCAACGGCGAGGGCGCGGCCCCCGGCACCACCGCGCAGACCTGTGACATGTGTCGCGGCAAGGGCGAGGTCTCCCAGGTCACCCGGTCCTTCCTGGGCCAGGTCATGACCTCCCGCCCGTGCCCGCAGTGCCAGGGCTTCGGCACCGTGGTCCCCACCCCCTGCCCCGAGTGTGCCGGCGACGGCCGGGTGCGGGCCCGCCGCACCCTCACGGTCAAGATCCCCGCCGGTGTCGACAACGGCACCCGGATCCAGCTGGCCGGCGAGGGCGAGGTCGGCCCGGGCGGCGGCCCGGCCGGCGACCTCTACGTGGAGATCGCCGAGACCGCGCACCCGACCTTCCAGCGCCGCGGCGACGACCTGCACTGCACCGTCACCATCCCGATGACGGCCGCCTCGCTCGGCACCCAGGTCCCGCTGCAGACCCTGGACGGCCTGGAGGAGGTCGACATCCGGCCCGGCACCCAGTCCGGCCAGTCGATCCCGCTGCACGGACGCGGTGTCACGCACCTGCGCGGCGGCGGCCGGGGCGACCTGATAGTGCATGTCGAGGTGCAGACGCCCACCAAGCTCGACCCCGAGCAGGAGGACCTGCTGCGCCGGCTGGCCGTGCTGCGCGGCGAGGAGCGGCCCTCGGGCCAGTTCGCGCCCGGGCAGCAGGGGCTGTTCTCCCGGTTGAAGGACGCCTTCAACGGCCGCTGA
- a CDS encoding 16S rRNA (uracil(1498)-N(3))-methyltransferase — protein sequence MTAPVFVVGTDRLTAAAPGAVVRLDGPEGRHAAAVKRLEVGEAVTLTDGLGLGGHGTVSALHGKDALEVTLAELRAEPAPSPRITVVQALPKGDRGELAVETMTEVGVDVVIPWSASRCITQWKGDRGAKALAKWRATAREAGKQARRLRFPEVREPMTTRQLAPLLAAAAFAAVLHEEGAEPLATAALPTDGELVLIVGPEGGVSPEELAAFAEAGAKPYRLGPSVLRTSTAGVAAGALLLGRTGRWS from the coding sequence ATGACCGCACCTGTCTTCGTCGTCGGAACCGACCGGCTGACCGCTGCCGCGCCCGGCGCGGTGGTCCGCCTCGACGGGCCCGAGGGCCGGCACGCGGCCGCGGTGAAGCGGCTGGAGGTGGGCGAGGCGGTCACCCTGACCGACGGCCTGGGCCTGGGCGGGCACGGCACCGTGAGCGCCCTGCACGGCAAGGACGCGCTCGAGGTCACGCTGGCCGAGCTGCGCGCCGAGCCCGCGCCCAGTCCGCGGATCACCGTGGTGCAGGCGCTGCCCAAGGGTGACCGGGGCGAGCTCGCGGTGGAGACCATGACCGAGGTCGGGGTGGACGTGGTGATCCCCTGGTCGGCCTCGCGCTGCATCACCCAGTGGAAGGGCGACCGGGGCGCTAAGGCGCTGGCCAAGTGGCGGGCCACCGCCCGGGAGGCCGGCAAGCAGGCCCGCCGACTGCGCTTCCCCGAGGTGCGCGAGCCGATGACCACCCGTCAACTGGCGCCGCTGCTGGCCGCCGCGGCCTTCGCTGCGGTGCTGCACGAGGAGGGCGCCGAGCCACTGGCCACCGCCGCCCTGCCGACCGACGGCGAGCTGGTGCTGATCGTCGGCCCCGAGGGCGGGGTCAGCCCCGAGGAGCTCGCCGCCTTCGCCGAGGCCGGCGCCAAGCCCTACCGCCTCGGTCCGTCGGTGCTGCGCACCTCCACGGCGGGCGTCGCGGCGGGCGCGCTGCTGCTCGGGCGGACCGGTCGCTGGTCCTGA
- a CDS encoding S41 family peptidase — protein MTETESIPAGAYLRHPHLHGDLLTFVAEDDVWLAPLEGGRAWRLTADRAPVSHPRFSPDGRTIAWTSTRDGAAEVYAAPVDGGEARRLTHWGAATRTLLRGWTPQGEPVAITSAGQPTARQAWAFAVPLDGGEPRRLPYGPVGGLAFEPHRDRVLLLSAYSLEPARWKRYRGGTAGKLWIGETGGEFARLHTELDGNIESVMWVGERIAFLSDHEGTGRLYSSLPDGSDLRAHTEPGDFYARNAATDGTRVVWHSGGGLWLLDSLDGHARPRPLDIRPAGPRTGRRPYPLPAAGRLESAAPDATGRAVAAVVRGTVHWLTHREGPARVLEETPGVRARLARVVPPADEDGAQGVVWVTDAEGEDALEYAPDALGTERRRLAAGQLGRVLSLVVAPDGKQLAIAAHDGRVLLVTLADGAVRELARSQDGEVSGLVFAPASDWLAWSQPTLGPWSLRQIMLAEPATGTVTEATQQRFVDSAPAFTADGKHLAFLSLRNFDPVYDAHSFDLGFPTGARPYLITLAADTPSPFGPQRGGRPVDGAEEKEEEKPKPTAEGEEAEADADAAEQPPAGTTVDLTGLADRIVPFPVEGGRFGTLRAAKDGLLWTRYPVVGELGDDAATPDDERPGPVLERFDLRKLRAEQLLDSLDSFQVSGDGSRLAVLDGGELRIVPADRKAGEEDEVRVDLARLRVTVDPAAEWRQMFDENGRLMRDNFWRADLGGFDWAGALARYRPLVERLGSHDDLVDLLWEVVGELGTSHAYVSPPGRGSAAARPLGRLGADLLREGEEWRIARILPGESSDPRARSPLAAPGVAVRPGDVLLAVDGRPVDPVTGPAPLLAGTAGQPVELTVRHADGTVRHPVAVPLADDEPLRYHDWVRGRRAAVRELSGGRLGYLHIPDMMSAGWAQFHRDLRVEMAKEGLLVDLRENRGGHTSQLIVEKLARRIVGWGMGRDLATFDPYPGDAPRGPVVALADEHAGSDGDIVNAAIQALGIGPVVGTRTWGGVIGIDGRYSLVDGTAVTQPKYATWLEGYGWGVENRGVTPDVEVPIAPHHWAAGEDPQLGTAVRIALDALVATPAKTPPSLP, from the coding sequence GTGACGGAAACCGAGAGCATCCCCGCGGGCGCCTACCTGCGCCATCCCCACCTGCACGGCGATCTGCTGACCTTCGTCGCCGAGGACGACGTCTGGCTCGCGCCGCTGGAGGGGGGTCGGGCCTGGCGGCTGACGGCCGACCGGGCACCGGTCTCCCACCCGCGCTTCTCGCCCGACGGGCGCACCATCGCCTGGACCTCCACCCGGGACGGTGCGGCCGAGGTGTACGCGGCCCCGGTGGACGGCGGCGAGGCCCGCCGGCTGACCCACTGGGGGGCCGCCACCCGGACCCTGCTGCGCGGCTGGACCCCGCAGGGCGAGCCGGTGGCGATCACCAGTGCGGGACAGCCGACCGCCCGTCAGGCCTGGGCCTTCGCGGTGCCGTTGGACGGCGGCGAGCCGCGCCGGCTGCCCTACGGCCCGGTCGGTGGCCTGGCCTTCGAGCCGCACCGGGACCGGGTGCTGCTGCTCTCCGCGTACAGCCTGGAGCCGGCCCGCTGGAAGCGCTACCGCGGCGGCACCGCCGGCAAGCTCTGGATCGGCGAGACCGGCGGCGAGTTCGCCCGGCTTCACACCGAGCTCGACGGCAACATCGAGTCCGTGATGTGGGTGGGCGAGAGGATCGCCTTCCTGTCCGACCACGAGGGCACCGGCCGGCTCTACTCCAGCCTCCCCGACGGCTCCGACCTGCGCGCCCACACCGAGCCCGGAGACTTCTACGCCCGCAACGCCGCCACCGACGGCACCCGGGTGGTCTGGCACAGCGGTGGCGGGCTCTGGCTGCTGGACAGCCTCGACGGCCACGCCAGGCCCCGCCCGCTGGACATCCGGCCGGCCGGCCCGCGCACCGGCCGCCGCCCGTACCCGCTGCCCGCCGCCGGCCGGCTGGAGTCGGCCGCCCCGGACGCCACCGGCCGCGCCGTGGCCGCCGTGGTGCGCGGCACCGTGCACTGGCTGACCCACCGCGAGGGCCCGGCCCGGGTGCTGGAGGAGACACCCGGGGTACGGGCCCGGCTGGCCCGAGTGGTCCCGCCGGCCGACGAGGACGGCGCCCAGGGCGTGGTCTGGGTGACCGACGCCGAGGGCGAGGACGCCCTGGAGTACGCCCCCGACGCGCTCGGCACCGAGCGTCGCCGGCTCGCCGCCGGGCAGCTCGGCCGGGTGCTCTCCCTGGTGGTGGCGCCCGACGGCAAGCAGCTGGCGATCGCCGCGCACGACGGCCGGGTGCTGCTGGTGACCCTGGCCGACGGCGCCGTCCGCGAGCTGGCGCGCAGTCAGGACGGCGAGGTCAGCGGCCTGGTCTTCGCGCCCGCCTCGGACTGGCTGGCCTGGTCGCAGCCGACCTTGGGCCCCTGGTCACTGCGCCAGATCATGCTGGCCGAGCCGGCCACCGGGACCGTCACCGAGGCCACCCAGCAGCGCTTCGTGGACAGCGCGCCCGCCTTCACCGCCGACGGCAAGCACCTGGCCTTCCTGTCGCTGCGCAACTTCGACCCGGTCTACGACGCGCACAGCTTCGACCTGGGCTTCCCCACCGGCGCCCGCCCCTACCTGATCACGCTGGCCGCCGACACCCCGTCGCCGTTCGGCCCGCAGCGCGGTGGCCGGCCGGTGGACGGCGCCGAGGAGAAGGAGGAGGAGAAGCCGAAGCCGACCGCGGAGGGCGAGGAAGCGGAGGCCGACGCGGACGCGGCGGAGCAGCCCCCGGCCGGCACCACCGTCGACCTCACCGGCCTGGCGGACCGGATCGTCCCGTTCCCGGTCGAGGGCGGCCGGTTCGGCACCCTGCGGGCGGCCAAGGACGGCCTGCTGTGGACCAGGTACCCGGTGGTCGGCGAACTCGGCGACGACGCCGCCACCCCGGACGACGAACGGCCGGGCCCGGTGCTGGAACGCTTCGACCTGCGCAAGTTGCGGGCCGAACAACTGCTGGACAGCCTGGACTCCTTCCAGGTCAGCGGCGACGGCAGCCGGCTGGCCGTGCTGGACGGCGGCGAGCTGCGGATCGTCCCGGCCGACCGCAAGGCCGGCGAGGAGGACGAGGTCCGGGTCGACCTGGCCCGGCTGCGGGTCACCGTGGACCCGGCGGCCGAGTGGCGGCAGATGTTCGACGAGAACGGTCGCCTGATGCGCGACAACTTCTGGCGGGCCGACCTGGGCGGCTTCGACTGGGCCGGCGCACTGGCCCGCTACCGCCCGCTGGTCGAGCGGCTCGGCTCGCACGACGACCTGGTCGACCTGCTCTGGGAGGTGGTCGGCGAGCTGGGCACCTCGCACGCCTACGTCTCGCCGCCCGGGCGCGGCTCGGCCGCCGCCCGCCCGCTCGGCCGGCTCGGCGCCGACCTGCTGCGCGAGGGCGAGGAATGGCGGATCGCCCGGATCCTGCCCGGCGAGTCCTCCGACCCGAGGGCCCGCTCGCCGCTGGCCGCCCCCGGTGTGGCGGTGCGTCCGGGCGACGTGCTGCTGGCCGTCGACGGCCGGCCGGTCGACCCGGTCACCGGCCCGGCCCCGCTGCTGGCCGGCACCGCCGGGCAGCCGGTGGAACTGACCGTCCGGCACGCCGACGGCACGGTGCGCCACCCGGTGGCGGTGCCGCTGGCCGACGACGAGCCGCTGCGCTACCACGACTGGGTGCGCGGGCGCCGGGCCGCGGTCCGCGAGCTGTCCGGCGGCCGGCTCGGCTACCTGCACATCCCCGACATGATGAGCGCCGGCTGGGCCCAGTTCCACCGCGACCTGCGGGTGGAGATGGCCAAGGAGGGCCTGCTGGTCGACCTGCGGGAGAACCGCGGCGGCCACACCTCGCAGCTGATCGTGGAGAAGCTGGCCCGTCGGATCGTCGGCTGGGGCATGGGTCGCGACCTGGCCACCTTCGACCCGTACCCGGGCGACGCCCCGCGCGGCCCGGTGGTGGCGCTGGCCGACGAGCACGCCGGCTCGGACGGCGACATCGTCAACGCTGCGATCCAGGCGCTGGGCATCGGCCCGGTGGTCGGCACCCGCACCTGGGGCGGGGTGATCGGCATCGACGGCCGCTACAGCCTGGTCGACGGCACCGCCGTCACCCAGCCCAAGTACGCGACCTGGCTGGAGGGCTACGGCTGGGGCGTGGAGAACCGCGGGGTCACCCCGGACGTCGAGGTGCCGATCGCGCCGCACCACTGGGCGGCGGGGGAGGACCCGCAGCTGGGCACGGCGGTCCGGATCGCGCTCGACGCGCTGGTGGCCACCCCGGCCAAGACCCCGCCGTCCCTTCCGTAA
- the htpX gene encoding zinc metalloprotease HtpX: MSASGPHTRFAPDRGLTGRMVTTMFLIGLLYVGFTGVLIVLLKGAWPLIVLLSGGLFVAQFWFSDKITERAMGAHPVTPEQYPQLHGTIDRLCALADMPKPRVAVADNDMPNAFATGRNEQNAVVCVTTGLLRRLEPEELEGVLAHELSHIAHRDVAVMTIAGFLGVLAGAITRIALYSGMMGGNRNNDNNDNAAIMILVVSLVSMVVYAISFLLTRLLSRYRELAADRAAAQLTGRPSALASALTKVTGQIGAIPTEDLRKAQPYNAFYFAPALSAKEVAGQLLSTHPTLEQRLEQLGKISAELGR; the protein is encoded by the coding sequence ATGTCGGCGTCCGGCCCTCACACCCGCTTTGCTCCCGACCGTGGTCTGACCGGACGGATGGTCACCACGATGTTCCTGATCGGGCTGCTCTACGTCGGCTTCACGGGTGTGTTGATCGTGCTGCTCAAGGGCGCCTGGCCACTGATCGTGCTGCTCTCCGGCGGCCTGTTCGTCGCGCAGTTCTGGTTCAGCGACAAGATCACCGAACGGGCGATGGGGGCCCACCCGGTCACCCCCGAGCAGTACCCGCAGCTGCACGGCACCATTGACCGGCTCTGCGCGCTGGCCGACATGCCCAAGCCCCGGGTCGCGGTGGCCGACAACGACATGCCCAACGCCTTCGCCACCGGCCGCAACGAGCAGAACGCGGTGGTCTGCGTAACCACCGGGCTGCTGCGCCGGCTGGAGCCGGAGGAGCTGGAGGGCGTGCTGGCCCACGAGCTCTCGCACATCGCGCACCGGGACGTCGCGGTGATGACCATCGCCGGCTTCCTCGGCGTGCTGGCCGGCGCGATCACCCGGATCGCGCTCTACAGCGGGATGATGGGCGGCAACCGGAACAACGACAACAACGACAACGCCGCCATCATGATCCTGGTCGTCTCGCTGGTCTCGATGGTGGTGTACGCGATCAGCTTCCTGCTCACCCGCCTGCTCTCCCGCTACCGCGAGCTGGCCGCCGACCGGGCCGCCGCCCAGCTCACCGGGCGGCCGAGCGCGCTGGCCTCGGCGCTGACCAAGGTCACCGGGCAGATCGGCGCGATCCCGACCGAGGACCTGCGCAAGGCGCAGCCGTACAACGCCTTCTACTTCGCCCCCGCGCTGAGCGCCAAGGAGGTGGCCGGCCAGCTGCTGTCCACCCACCCGACGCTGGAACAGCGGCTGGAGCAGCTGGGCAAGATCTCCGCCGAGCTGGGCCGCTGA
- the pspAB gene encoding PspA-associated protein PspAB: MGFLDALLGRSKPVKPDLDQLFGVPSAALTLEAAAGFTPTGLGSVCFAAVEGGAFGEVEGQVRALLDADTPNGGVPVEASRDGYGYSWLLARHTPEELPELVNDLHAVNSELEANGFGPQLLCSLVAFKNREGQSLALVYLYKRGTFYPFAPMPGGGERRNSPLELQVKAMLGNDLRVESDLSRWFPVWGAPGL, encoded by the coding sequence GTGGGATTCCTGGACGCGCTGCTGGGCCGCAGCAAGCCGGTCAAGCCGGACCTCGACCAGCTCTTCGGCGTGCCCTCGGCCGCCCTGACCCTGGAGGCCGCGGCCGGCTTCACCCCGACCGGTCTGGGTTCGGTCTGCTTCGCCGCCGTCGAGGGCGGTGCCTTCGGCGAGGTGGAGGGACAGGTCCGGGCGCTGCTGGACGCCGACACGCCCAATGGCGGCGTGCCGGTGGAGGCCAGCCGGGACGGGTACGGCTACTCCTGGCTGCTGGCCCGGCACACCCCCGAGGAGTTGCCGGAGCTGGTCAACGACCTGCACGCGGTCAACAGCGAGCTGGAGGCCAACGGCTTCGGCCCGCAGCTGCTCTGCTCCCTCGTCGCCTTCAAGAACCGGGAGGGCCAGTCGCTGGCCCTGGTCTACCTCTACAAGCGCGGCACCTTCTACCCGTTCGCGCCGATGCCGGGTGGCGGCGAGCGCCGCAACAGCCCGCTCGAGCTGCAGGTGAAGGCGATGCTCGGCAACGACCTGCGGGTGGAGTCGGACCTCAGCCGCTGGTTCCCGGTCTGGGGTGCGCCGGGGCTCTGA
- the hrcA gene encoding heat-inducible transcriptional repressor HrcA, with product MFDEPASEPRSTGREPAAGEPAHPATSRAARPPATRPARAAAPRAAAGHALDERKLSVLRAIVQDYVGTEEPVGSKALVERHNLGVSPATVRNDMATLEEDGYIQQPHTSAGRIPTDKGYRLFVDRLAEVKPMSAPERRAIRHFLDGAVDLDDVVARTVRLLAQLTRQVAVVQYPSLTRSTVRHVELVMLAPTKVMLVLITNTGRVEQRLVDCPSPIRETTLADLRARLNALAGGRRFPDVPALVEDLPASFEPADRPIVTTVLSTLFESLVEQNEERIMLAGTANLTRFGHDFPLSIQPVLEALEEHVVLLRLLGETTDGGMTVRIGRENEYEGLNSTSVVSVGYGSGDESVAKLGVIGPTRMDYPGTMGAVRAVARYVGQILAES from the coding sequence ATGTTCGACGAACCCGCGTCCGAGCCGCGTTCGACCGGTCGTGAGCCGGCAGCCGGCGAGCCGGCACACCCGGCGACCTCGCGCGCCGCCCGCCCGCCGGCCACCCGGCCGGCCCGGGCCGCCGCGCCCCGCGCCGCCGCCGGCCACGCGCTGGACGAGCGCAAGCTCTCCGTGCTGCGCGCGATCGTGCAGGACTACGTGGGCACCGAGGAGCCGGTCGGCTCCAAGGCCCTGGTGGAGCGGCACAACCTCGGCGTCTCGCCGGCCACCGTGCGCAACGACATGGCCACCCTCGAAGAGGACGGCTACATCCAGCAGCCGCACACCAGCGCCGGCCGGATCCCCACCGACAAGGGATACCGGCTTTTCGTCGACCGGCTGGCCGAGGTCAAGCCGATGAGCGCCCCCGAGCGCCGGGCGATCCGGCACTTCCTGGACGGCGCGGTCGACCTGGACGACGTGGTGGCCCGCACCGTGCGCCTGCTCGCCCAGCTGACCCGCCAGGTCGCGGTGGTCCAGTACCCCTCGCTGACCAGGTCGACGGTGCGTCACGTCGAGCTGGTGATGCTGGCCCCGACCAAGGTCATGCTGGTGCTGATCACCAACACCGGCCGGGTCGAGCAGCGCCTGGTCGACTGCCCCAGCCCGATCCGCGAGACCACCCTGGCCGACCTGCGGGCCCGGCTGAACGCGCTGGCCGGCGGGCGCCGGTTCCCCGACGTCCCGGCCCTGGTCGAGGACCTGCCGGCCTCGTTCGAACCGGCCGACCGCCCGATCGTCACCACCGTGCTCAGTACTCTGTTCGAGTCCCTGGTGGAGCAGAACGAGGAGCGGATCATGCTGGCCGGCACGGCCAACCTGACCCGCTTCGGCCACGACTTCCCGCTCAGCATCCAGCCGGTGCTGGAGGCGCTGGAGGAGCACGTGGTGCTGCTGCGGCTGCTCGGCGAGACCACCGACGGCGGAATGACCGTGCGGATCGGGCGCGAGAACGAGTACGAGGGCCTGAATTCCACCTCCGTGGTCTCGGTCGGCTACGGTTCGGGCGATGAGAGCGTGGCCAAACTCGGCGTGATCGGGCCGACCCGGATGGACTACCCCGGCACCATGGGGGCAGTACGGGCGGTGGCACGGTACGTGGGGCAGATCCTGGCCGAGTCGTAA